From a single Solanum dulcamara chromosome 4, daSolDulc1.2, whole genome shotgun sequence genomic region:
- the LOC129884647 gene encoding pentatricopeptide repeat-containing protein At1g09190 has product MVFVKQKSSSPQGSILLYYLNHSPVAVLLLLHMNRVSREVERRILRLLHGQKSRTELTQIHAHILRHHLHHSNQLISHFISICGSLNRMLYASLIFQHFQNPNIFLFNSMIKGYSLCGPYQNSVAFFSTMKRLGIWPDEFTFAPLLKACANLEDLELGQGVHKHVLALGFGRFGSIRIGIVELYSGCGRIMDAKKVFDEMPHRDVILWNLMVKGYSQSGNVDMGLGLFRQMDERTVVSWNLMISLLAQNGREKEGLALFHEMRNGEFEPDEATVVTVLPVCAQLGELDLGRWIHSYAKSKGFYPNLVSVGNALVDFFGKSGDLDTAFTIFKDMPRKNVVSWNAAISNCAFNGKGELGVQLFDEMLDEGQRPNDSTFVGVLACCAHAGLVQRGGDLFDSMIANHGIEPTIEHYGCMVDLLGRGGCLKEAHKLVKTMTMEPNAAIWGALVSACRTHGEMELAECALKELIKLEPWNSGNYVLLSNIYADRGKWEEVEKVRVLMRGNSIKKSPGQSTVV; this is encoded by the coding sequence ATGGTCTTTGTCAAACAAAAGAGCAGTTCCCCCCAAGGTTCAATTCTACTGTACTATCTCAATCACTCTCCAGTAGCTGTGCTCCTTCTTCTTCATATGAACAGAGTGAGCCGAGAGGTTGAGCGGAGGATTCTCCGGCTGCTCCACGGCCAAAAATCTCGAACCGAACTCACTCAAATCCATGCCCACATCCTTCGCCACCATCTTCACCATTCTAACCAGCTCATCTCCCATTTCATTTCCATCTGCGGCTCCCTTAACAGAATGCTTTATGCATCCCTCATATTTCAACACTTCCAAAATCCCAACATCTTTCTCTTCAATTCCATGATTAAaggttactccttatgtggcccTTATCAAAATTCTGTTGCCTTCTTTTCCACTATGAAACGACTTGGCATTTGGCCTGATGAGTTCACTTTCGCCCCTTTGCTCAAGGCTTGTGCTAATCTTGAGGACTTGGAATTGGGCCAAGGAGTACATAAGCATGTGCTTGCACTTGGGTTTGGCAGATTTGGGTCGATAAGGATTGGGATTGTTGAGTTGTACTCTGGATGTGGGAGGATAATGGATGCGAAGAAAGTGTTTGATGAAATGCCTCACAGAGATGTGATTCTTTGGAATTTGATGGTAAAGGGCtattctcaaagtggaaatgtGGATATGGGACTTGGGCTGTTTAGGCAAATGGATGAGAGGACTGTTGTTTCTTGGAATTTGATGATTTCCTTGTTAGCGCAAAATGGGAGGGAGAAGGAGGGTCTAGCACTTTTCCATGAGATGAGGAATGGTGAGTTTGAGCCTGATGAAGCTACTGTTGTTACTGTGTTACCTGTTTGTGCTCAATTAGGAGAACTTGATTTGGGAAGGTGGATTCATTCTTATGCTAAGTCTAAAGGCTTCTATCCCAATCTCGTATCCGTTGGCAATGCATTGGTTGATTTCTTTGGAAAATCTGGTGACTTGGATACTGCTTTTACAATATTCAAGGACATGCCTAGGAAAAATGTAGTTTCTTGGAATGCAGCGATATCAAACTGTGCTTTTAACGGGAAGGGTGAATTGGGAGTACAATTGTTTGATGAGATGTTAGATGAAGGTCAGAGACCTAATGATTCAACTTTTGTAGGTGTTTTAGCATGTTGTGCCCATGCAGGTTTGGTCCAAAGAGGGGGAGATCTGTTTGATTCTATGATTGCTAATCATGGTATAGAGCCAACAATTGAGCATTATGGATGCATGGTTGATCTTCTAGGTCGTGGTGGCTGTCTAAAGGAGGCTCATAAACTGGTGAAAACCATGACAATGGAACCAAATGCTGCTATATGGGGTGCATTGGTTAGTGCTTGTCGAACTCATGGTGAAATGGAGCTGGCTGAATGTGCACTTAAGGAACTTATTAAACTTGAACCTTGGAATTCCGGTAACTATGTATTGTTATCCAATATTTATGCTGATAGAGGAAAATGGGAAGAAGTTGAAAAGGTGAGAGTGTTGATGAGGGGAAATAGCATTAAGAAATCACCAGGACAGAGCACAGTTGTTTGA
- the LOC129886099 gene encoding uncharacterized protein LOC129886099, with protein sequence MDQSSNHVVGVDNTSRKKFDRDEILQRAREREEQEADGRKSKSRGPPVQRKPLKPRDYQVDLESRLGKTQVVTPIAPLSQQAGYYCPVCECVVKDSANYLDHINGKKHQRALGMSMRVERSSLEQVQQRFESLKKRKDPGSFTVQDFDERLLKQQQEEEERKRLRREKKKEKKKEKASEEEPEIDPDVAAMMGFGGFKTSKK encoded by the exons ATGGATCAATCCAGCAATCAT gttgttggagttgATAATACTTCTCGAAAAAAGTTCGACAGAGATGAGATTTTGCAACGTGCTCGCGAACGCGAAGAACAG GAGGCTGATGGTCGGAAATCCAAGT CAAGAGGACCTCCAGTGCAGAGGAAGCCATTGAAACCAAGAGATTATCAAGTGGACCTCGAATCTCGTTTGGGAAAGACTCAG GTGGTTACTCCAATTGCACCATTAAGTCAGCAG GCTGGATACTATTGCCCAGTATGTGAATGTGTAGTGAAGGATTCTGCGAACTACTTGGACCATATCAACGGGAAGAAGC atcaACGAGCTTTGGGTATGTCTATGCGGGTGGAAAGATCCTCTCTAGAGCAG GTCCAACAACGATTTGAATCGCTCAAGAAGCGCAAAGATCCAGGAAGCTTTACCGTGCAAG ATTTTGATGAGCGATTGTTGAAACAGCAGCAGGAAGAGGAAGAAAGGAAACGTTTACGCcgagaaaagaagaaagagaagaag AAAGAGAAGGCCTCAGAGGAGGAACCTGAAATAGACCCTGATGTTGCAGCTATGATGGGATTTGGAGGtttcaaaacttcaaaaaagTGA
- the LOC129886100 gene encoding protein disulfide-isomerase like 2-1, which produces MARSQICSALAILALFFFFSALADDVIVLTEENFEKEIGQDRAALVEFYAPWCGHCKKLAPEYEKLGASFKKAKSVLIGKIDCDEHKSVCSKYGVQGYPTIQWFPKGSLEPKKYEGARSAEALAEFVNSEAGTNVKIASIPSSVVVLSSDNFDEIVLDETKDVLVEFYAPWCGHCKSLAPIYEKVATAFRQEEDVVIANLDADNHKDLAEKYGVSGYPTLKFFPKGNKAGEDYDGGRDVDDFVNFINEKCGTSRDSKGQFTSKAGIIESLDTLVKEFVSASNEEKKAVFSKMEDETGKLKGSAARYGKIYLKAAKSSMEKGADYANNEIQRLERMLAKSISPTKADEFTLKKNILATFA; this is translated from the exons atggcgAGATCACAGATCTGTAGCGCGTTAGCAATTTTAGCtctgttcttcttcttttcagCTTTGGCAGATGACGTCATCGTTTTGACAGAAGAAAACTTCGAGAAGGAGATCGGTCAAGATCGCGCTGCTCTCGTTGAGTTCTACGCTCCTTG GTGTGGGCACTGTAAAAAGCTTGCTCCAGAGTATGAAAAGCTTGGTGCAAGTTTCAAGAAAGCAAAGTCTGTTTTGATCGGAAAG ATTGATTGTGATGAACATAAGAGCGTTTGCAGCAAATATGGGGTTCAAGGTTACCCCACTATCCAATGGTTTCCAAAGGGATCACTGGAGCCAAAAAA ATACGAAGGTGCACGATCTGCTGAAGCCCTTGCCGAGTTTGTGAACAGCGAAGCAG GGACTAATGTGAAGATTGCATCTATCCCGTCAAGCGTTGTGGTGCTATCTTCAGATAACTTTGATGAAATTGTGCTGGATGAGACCAAGGAtgtattggttgaattttaTGCACCATG GTGTGGTCATTGCAAAAGCCTTGCTCCT ATTTACGAAAAGGTAGCTACAGCGTTCAGACAAGAGGAGGATGTTGTTATTGCAAATCTTGACGCCGATAATCACAAGGATCTTGCAGAGAA GTATGGTGTAAGTGGCTATCCCACACTGAAATTCTTCCCAAAGGGGAACAAAGCCGGTGAAGATTATGATGGTGGCCGAGACGTAGATGACTTTGTCAACTTCATCAATGAGAAGTGTGGCACTAGCCGTGATTCAAAAGGACAATTTACTTCAAAG GCAGGTATCATCGAATCACTGGATACATTAGTGAAGGAATTTGTCAGTGCCTCAAATGAGGAAAAAAAAGCTGTATTTAGCAAGATGGAAGATGAAACTGGAAAGCTGAAGGGTTCTGCCGCAAG GTATGGCAAGATTTACCTAAAGGCTGCCAAAAGTTCCATGGAAAAAGGAGCTGATTACGCCAACAATGAGATTCAGCGATTAGAACGCATGCTTGCCAAG TCTATCAGCCCCACTAAGGCTGATGAGTTTACCCTCAAGAAGAACATCTTGGCGACATTTGCATGA